In Penaeus monodon isolate SGIC_2016 chromosome 7, NSTDA_Pmon_1, whole genome shotgun sequence, the following are encoded in one genomic region:
- the LOC119574968 gene encoding mucin-5B-like encodes MAAGWRKTTATALLIVGFLARACPVSAGFEKAKSCPDGTKTQMDFSAVQKTWLQTGSLSVTLLDSKDGCLLEKDALFKTRVKGGRLVVRKETKPKGRVCEAAVTEVPAPVNQLFVSCVEDKMAASDELGALMAAANATLQSRRIGRTMGGFTPTTPKPSSGFLKATELQAEGALTTFESKLPPTTSPKLKPVTKKYAPTETILSTAKIIPTPTVLSTEIKVLPTSLPTTVATMTVPPLSTVVPLITDRPTTERETVTTPPPTTSAPSTPPPPTATEASSTPPPPTTTEEPPTTQPPTTSERPTEHPPPAPPEASKPAVTATTKSPLLEEDAERFGAKSGTPPSPELTHEESQDTTMLMLKQNLPYVIGGAVGVFVLILLIITIVALSKRRKKKVSREDPIALGSANYRRQQDDLDSHDQDHVNIMMYSADELEEAPHHNDLEERILKPGGPSSTPATPRCLRDKNFD; translated from the exons ATGGCCGCCGGCTGGAGGAAGACCACGGCAACGGCGCTCCTCATCGTGGGCTTCCTGGCGAGGGCGTGTCCTGTGTCCGCCGGCTTCGAAAAGGCCAAGT CGTGTCCAGatggaacaaaaacacaaatggaTTTCTCAGCAGTACAGAAAACGTGGCTTCAGACTGGGAGCCTTTCGGTTACGTTGTTGGACAGCAAAGATGGATGCCTGCTCGAGAAAGATGCATTGTTCAAG ACCAGAGTGAAGGGAGGGCGTCTCGTTGTGAGGAAAGAAACGAAACCGAAAGGCAGAGTGTGTGAGGCGGCCGTCACCGAAGTCCCAGCGCCTGTAAACCAGCTGTTCGTCTCCTGTGTGGAAG ACAAGATGGCTGCCTCGGACGAACTCGGTGCTCTCATGGCCGCCGCCAATGCTACGTTGCAGAGCCGGAGAATTGGTCGCACGATGGGTGGCTTCACCCCAACCACGCCCAAGCCTTCGTCAGGGTTTCTGAAGGCGACAGAGCTCCAGGCAGAAGGTGCCCTGACGACATTCGAGAGCAAGCTGCCACCGACGACCTCTCCAAAGCTAAAGCCTGTAACGAAAAAATATGCGCCAACCGAAACCATTTTGTCGACCGCGAAAATTATTCCAACCCCAACTGTACTGTCGACAGAAATAAAAGTATTACCAACATCTTTGCCAACAACCGTGGCAACTATGACAGTGCCGCCATTAAGCACAGTAGTTCCACTGATAACGGATAGGCCAACGACCGAAAGAGAAACAGTCACAACGCCTCCGCCAACTACCAGTGCACCAtccactccacctccacctacaGCCACCGAGGCATCATCCACACCGCCTCCACCTACTACCACCGAGGAACCACCAACGACGCAACCACCAACCACATCGGAACGACCAACCGAACACCCTCCGCCAGCGCCCCCAGAGGCATCGAAGCCAGCAGTCACGGCGACAACGAAATCTCCGCTGCTGGAGGAAGATGCTGAGCGGTTCGGCGCGAAATCCGGAACTCCGCCTAGCCCAGAGCTCACCCATGAGGAATCGCAGGATACAACTATGTTAATGCTGAAGCAGAATCTGCCGTACGTCATCGGCGGCGCTGTGGGTGTCTTCGTCCTCATTCtgctcatcatcaccatcgtggCTCTCTCGAAGCGCCGCAAGAAGAAGGTGAGCCGAGAGGACCCGATCGCCCTCGGCAGTGCCAACTACAGGAGGCAGCAAGATGACCTGGACAGCCACGACCAGGACCACGTGAACATCATGATGTACTCTGCCGACGAGCTGGAGGAGGCGCCCCACCACAACGACCTCGAGGAAAGGATCCTGAAACCTGGCGGGCCGTCGTCCACTCCAGCCACACCCAGGTGCCTCCGAGACAAGAATTTCGACTAG